One part of the Parabacteroides distasonis ATCC 8503 genome encodes these proteins:
- a CDS encoding glycosyltransferase family 8 protein, producing the protein MSDIVVASDCNYLHLVSICAVSLFETNSSESLHFHLLSNGIDSADIKNLQTIVEGYRGKLSVYPIENLRERLMTDVPETISLTSYARLFAGSILPANLDKVLYIDCDIIFNGSIRDLFNTDLGNCLVGGILDPLISRTYKKEIKIPMSEPYINAGVLIIPLNRWRSEGMEQKFVDFLVANRGKVHHHDQGIINAVCAGRKKILPPQFNVMSNSLCYPWKDLYKINTPFYDQEEYKKGISSPAIIHFTGAIHGRPWIVGCTHPYANKFLQFKAKTAYKDIPLKPNNQSAALHRLEGILYRLLPFSLFKRYMQSVYYLSYFKHSIKK; encoded by the coding sequence ATGTCAGACATTGTTGTTGCTTCCGATTGTAATTACCTGCATTTAGTTTCTATATGTGCAGTTTCACTTTTTGAGACAAACTCCAGTGAAAGTTTGCACTTTCACTTACTTAGTAATGGAATTGATTCTGCGGATATCAAAAACTTGCAAACCATTGTAGAGGGGTATAGAGGAAAACTATCAGTCTATCCCATAGAAAATTTAAGGGAACGGCTTATGACAGATGTACCTGAAACAATTTCTCTTACGTCATATGCCCGTCTGTTTGCAGGTTCCATACTGCCTGCAAATTTGGATAAGGTTCTGTACATTGATTGCGACATCATATTCAACGGTTCCATAAGAGATTTATTTAATACCGATTTAGGAAACTGTTTGGTCGGAGGTATATTAGACCCATTGATCAGCCGTACCTATAAAAAGGAAATCAAAATACCCATGAGCGAACCATATATTAATGCCGGTGTCCTGATAATTCCTCTGAACCGATGGCGCAGTGAAGGAATGGAGCAGAAGTTTGTTGATTTTTTAGTTGCAAATAGAGGTAAGGTACATCATCATGACCAAGGCATTATCAATGCAGTGTGTGCAGGAAGAAAAAAAATTCTACCTCCACAATTCAATGTCATGTCCAATAGCCTTTGCTATCCGTGGAAAGATTTGTATAAAATAAACACCCCCTTTTATGACCAGGAGGAATATAAGAAAGGAATATCCAGTCCGGCAATCATTCATTTTACCGGAGCTATTCATGGAAGACCGTGGATAGTGGGTTGCACACATCCATACGCTAATAAATTCTTGCAATTCAAAGCGAAAACAGCCTACAAGGACATACCATTGAAACCTAATAACCAATCGGCGGCATTGCACCGCTTGGAAGGTATTCTTTATCGGCTATTGCCATTTAGCCTTTTTAAACGGTATATGCAATCCGTTTACTATCTAAGTTACTTTAAACATTCGATTAAAAAATGA
- a CDS encoding acyltransferase family protein, with amino-acid sequence MNNKACVRYGALDAMRILAAFSVVCIHYQIVPGSMISRYTEVAARFAVPLFFMITGFFLQTVIDKGRFKGYMQKIAILTVGTNVLYLILGFLYGTLDALSIKDVCLQLLGVPVWGGIVWYLFTLIYSCITIYFIYNKLPRLIKFLPLLIIGYFCLVPYSISLIHENGWKSSIVINNFVVEGIPLIALGWNIRPLTKWNINWKVWAFFAMVFTITAIFEARAASQILHSWIQVYFSTIPQTICIMMAALTFPQYKWRLGWLSTAGQKYATYIYIYHFIWANTKSLPSTINDTPYMVWFAFFSALILSVIHVDVMKPLFFNIKKYVRHCCCFRL; translated from the coding sequence ATGAACAATAAAGCCTGTGTCAGATATGGTGCATTAGATGCCATGAGGATATTAGCTGCATTCTCAGTGGTATGCATCCACTATCAAATTGTACCCGGCTCGATGATAAGCAGATACACCGAAGTCGCCGCACGATTCGCTGTTCCCCTTTTCTTTATGATAACCGGTTTTTTCTTGCAGACAGTAATAGATAAGGGGCGGTTTAAAGGATACATGCAAAAGATTGCTATACTCACAGTTGGTACAAATGTATTGTATCTTATCCTTGGCTTTTTATATGGGACACTTGATGCCTTATCGATTAAGGATGTCTGTCTTCAGCTGCTGGGCGTACCTGTCTGGGGAGGTATAGTATGGTATCTGTTTACATTGATTTACAGCTGTATAACTATTTATTTCATCTATAATAAACTACCTCGCCTGATAAAATTCCTGCCGTTGTTGATTATAGGATATTTTTGTCTAGTTCCTTATTCTATATCTCTGATTCATGAAAATGGATGGAAAAGTTCCATCGTTATTAACAATTTCGTGGTTGAAGGTATTCCGCTTATAGCATTGGGCTGGAACATACGTCCGCTCACAAAATGGAATATAAACTGGAAAGTATGGGCATTTTTTGCAATGGTATTTACCATTACGGCAATATTTGAGGCACGTGCAGCCAGTCAAATTCTGCACTCATGGATTCAGGTTTATTTTTCCACCATCCCACAAACTATCTGCATAATGATGGCAGCTCTGACATTTCCGCAATACAAATGGCGTTTAGGTTGGCTGTCCACTGCCGGGCAGAAATATGCGACATATATATATATATATCATTTCATCTGGGCAAACACAAAATCATTACCCAGTACAATAAACGATACCCCATATATGGTTTGGTTCGCGTTTTTTTCCGCATTGATACTTTCCGTCATTCATGTAGATGTCATGAAGCCCTTGTTTTTTAATATTAAAAAGTATGTCAGACATTGTTGTTGCTTCCGATTGTAA
- a CDS encoding glycosyltransferase family 4 protein, giving the protein MGKNNRIVIICPYLFRLARGIERFCISLSKAFVDKGYDVVIYAWGTAKETLCGEIDERIKIRKVPYCRWYQEKIAVFFYRWWLRQDNPKATILNFLYHGETSLPHRRKYLYVLHSPASQIPSRYDFVKNHIDIFEDIHVVAISKMVEEEARPYVGNTPMTLIYNGTDTQLFRPSAHKIQNGKLNIITAAAFEERKGMHYIIKALADYKNRNQIRYDIYGSGDKKYATYLSELIKSNGLDNIVTLKGNVNNIAELLPKYNLFTLPSKGEAFALSPIEALACGIPILVSDYPPYPEFVKSDFGYIVNREDKKAIHNCLNELLQDKELLRSKSYAARKASEKFSWNCIVNQYIELVK; this is encoded by the coding sequence ATGGGAAAGAATAATAGAATAGTAATTATATGTCCGTACTTATTTCGTCTTGCGCGAGGTATAGAACGTTTTTGCATAAGTCTTTCCAAGGCTTTTGTAGACAAGGGATATGATGTTGTGATTTATGCGTGGGGAACAGCTAAGGAAACCTTGTGCGGTGAGATAGATGAGAGAATTAAAATCAGGAAGGTGCCTTATTGCAGATGGTATCAGGAAAAAATCGCCGTTTTCTTTTACCGGTGGTGGCTTCGTCAGGATAATCCCAAAGCTACTATACTGAACTTCTTGTATCATGGAGAAACTTCTCTTCCTCACAGAAGGAAATATCTTTATGTCCTTCACAGCCCTGCGTCACAGATTCCCAGCAGATATGACTTTGTAAAGAATCACATCGATATTTTTGAGGACATTCATGTCGTGGCCATCTCTAAAATGGTGGAAGAGGAAGCACGTCCCTACGTGGGTAATACTCCGATGACTCTGATTTATAATGGAACAGATACCCAGCTGTTCAGACCATCAGCTCATAAAATACAGAATGGCAAGCTCAATATTATTACTGCTGCTGCTTTTGAGGAACGAAAAGGAATGCATTACATCATAAAGGCTCTGGCAGATTATAAAAACCGTAACCAAATCAGATATGATATCTATGGATCCGGTGATAAGAAATATGCCACTTATCTATCAGAATTAATTAAAAGTAATGGCTTGGACAATATTGTAACGCTAAAAGGTAACGTAAACAACATAGCCGAACTATTGCCGAAATACAACTTGTTTACCCTACCTAGTAAGGGCGAAGCTTTCGCACTGTCCCCCATAGAAGCACTAGCTTGCGGCATACCAATATTGGTGTCCGACTATCCACCTTATCCAGAATTTGTAAAATCCGACTTTGGATATATCGTAAATCGAGAAGATAAAAAAGCTATTCATAATTGTCTTAATGAACTTTTACAAGACAAGGAACTTCTTCGGTCAAAATCATATGCTGCCCGCAAAGCCAGTGAAAAATTTTCTTGGAACTGTATTGTCAATCAATATATAGAATTAGTTAAATAA
- a CDS encoding glycosyltransferase family 2 protein: MTVSVFICTYNRGNLIDGTLCAIIERQTRKPDEIVVVNGGGINDCHATIVKWQKLFPTLREIKTKNVNLATSRNIGLPQCKGDIILQTDDDAEPFPNWIERLVDEHQKHPEAGVIGGNVVDASGEGLIFKIADATTFTHFNEEGYCETRTVPGVNSSYKRDTIEKVGAYDTNMFRGEDVDYNWRCIKAGYKVLSFPDIKVYHHHRATWKGLYNQQYMYGRAYLLVRRKWKDMYCCYPHGIYNLRDLAKFCYFCIVPFVDQAHKLKHVKGFFNKLIAYPIMVTIGYNWHRGVFVQYFKELKK; this comes from the coding sequence ATGACTGTATCCGTATTTATCTGTACATATAATAGAGGGAATCTAATAGACGGTACACTATGCGCTATAATTGAAAGACAGACGAGAAAACCTGACGAGATTGTAGTAGTAAATGGAGGTGGTATTAATGACTGTCACGCCACCATAGTGAAGTGGCAGAAGTTGTTTCCTACACTTAGAGAAATCAAGACAAAGAATGTGAACCTTGCTACCAGTCGTAACATCGGTCTGCCCCAATGTAAGGGTGACATCATCCTTCAGACAGACGATGATGCGGAACCATTCCCCAACTGGATTGAACGCCTTGTTGATGAACATCAAAAACATCCCGAAGCCGGCGTAATTGGCGGAAATGTGGTGGATGCTTCTGGCGAAGGATTAATCTTCAAAATTGCAGATGCTACTACATTTACACATTTCAATGAAGAAGGCTATTGTGAGACAAGGACTGTACCAGGAGTGAACTCATCATACAAACGAGATACGATAGAAAAAGTTGGGGCGTATGATACCAATATGTTCAGAGGAGAGGATGTGGATTATAATTGGCGTTGTATCAAAGCAGGCTACAAGGTTCTTTCATTTCCTGACATTAAGGTTTATCATCACCATCGTGCCACATGGAAAGGACTTTACAACCAGCAGTATATGTATGGACGTGCCTACTTGTTGGTACGAAGAAAATGGAAAGATATGTATTGCTGCTACCCACATGGCATATACAATTTGCGTGACCTTGCTAAGTTCTGTTATTTCTGTATTGTGCCATTCGTTGACCAAGCACACAAATTGAAGCATGTGAAAGGTTTCTTCAATAAACTGATAGCCTACCCCATTATGGTGACTATCGGATATAATTGGCACAGGGGAGTGTTCGTGCAGTATTTCAAAGAATTGAAAAAATGA